Below is a window of Streptomyces genisteinicus DNA.
TCGCCACCAGCCCCCCGGCCGGGCCGACCTTCCCGTCGATGTTCCACGCGGTCCCCAAGGGCACCCCGTACGCGTGGGAGAACCGCTACTGGTACACCGGTTCCTTCACCTGGTGGGGGAACACGACCTACAGCCGCGCGAACGTCCCCGGGCCGAACAACGACACGGGGTGGAGCCTGAAGTTCTTCGAGTAGCACTCCCGGCGCCCCCGCCCCGCAGCGCCGCGCACGGTGGGCCGGGGGTGCCGGAAGCGGCGCCGGTCCCCGGCGGTCGCATGCCTTCCGCCAACGGGCGTTCACTCATGTGAACGCCCGTTCTGTCGTTCGGCTCCCGGCGGCTCCCTCTGCGGCTCTGGTCCAGACCTTGACGCGACACGGGCTCATGGCTACCTTCCTGACACCTCGTGAATTCACATTGGCAAGAGTGGTTCACATATGAGAACGCCTCCGCCGTCGACGGAAAGGCATCACCCCCCATGCGACACACAGCCCTCAGGACCGGCCTCCTCGCCGCTGCCGGCGCGCTGCTGGCCGGCGCCCTCGTCTCACCGGCCCGGGCGGACGGTCACCTCCCGGACGCCGGGCCCGCGGGCGCCGCCGCCGTGCCCGCCGCGCAGGCCGCGCCCGCCGTGTTCACCCACCCCGGTGTCGGTCTCGGCCGCGCCCAGCTGGACACCGTGCGGGCCCGGGTCGCCGCCGGCGCCGCACCCCAGGCCGCGGCCTGGAACCAGATGATGAACTCGCCGTACGCCTCCCTCTCGTACACCCCCCACCCGCGTGCAATCGTCGAGTGCGGCTCCTACTCCAACCCCGACAACGGCTGCAGGGACGAGCGCGAGGACGCGATCGCGGCCTGGACCCACGCCCTGGCCTGGTACGTCACCCGTGACGACGCCCACGCCGCCAAGGCGATCCAGATCATGGACGCCTGGTCGGCCACGATCCGGGACCACACCAACAGCAACGCGCCGCTCCAGACCGCCTGGGCGGCGAGCTCCTGGCCCAAGGCCGCCGAGATCATCAAGCACGTCCACGGGGACTGGCCGAACGCCGGCCGCTTCGCCGCCATGCTGCGCGACGTCTACTACCCCGAGATACGGGGCGGTTCGAACTCCAACGGGAACTGGGAGCTGAGCATGACCCAGGCCCTCATGGGCATCGGCGTCTTCCTGGACGACAAGGCGATCTACGACCGCGCGGTCTCCCTCTACCGGGCCCGCGTCCCCGCCTTCGTCTACCTGACGTCCGACGGCGCGCTGCCCCGCACGAAACCCGGCGACGGCCGCGACACCCGCGACGAGATCATCGGCTACTGGCACGGGCAGACCACCTTCGTGAACGGACTCAGCCAGGAGACCTGCCGGGACTTCACCCACACCGGCTACGGCATCGCCGCCATGGCCCAGGTCGCCGAGACCTCCCGCATCCAGGGCCAGGACCTCTACCCGGAGTTCGGCGAACGGATCCGGCACGCCCTCGGCCTCCACGCCACGTACGAACGCACCGCGCCGCCCTCCTGGCTGTGCGGCGGCACCGTGAAGCGGGGCCTCGGCCCGGTGAGCGAGGTCGGCTACAACGCGCTGCACAACCGGCTCGGCCACGCCATGACCAACACCGAGGCCTACACCCGTGCCGGGCGTCCGATGGGCACCAACAACCTGTTCGTCGCCTGGGAGACCCTGACGCACGGCGACAACCCCTCCTGACGCTCCGGACCGGCCGCGGAAGACCCGGGGGCGGGGGGCCGGCCGGTCCCGGACACCCCGCCGTCCGGCGGGTCCGATGCGCGGCGCCCTCGACGCCGCCGCCGGCACCGCCCCTGACGACCCGTCACCCGGGAGTCAGGGGCGTGCCGCGCGGGACACCTCGCCGCCGAGGCGGCTCAGCGCCTCCATGGCCTCGCGCTCCACGCGGGACAGATCCCCGAGGATGCCGCCCGCCCGCACGAGGCACTGCTCGTCGCCGGTCTCACCGGCCTCGCCGATCAGCTCCGCCGTCCGCGTCCACAGCGCCGCCGCCTCCGTGTAGAGCGCCAGGCCGGTGCGCAGGCGGCGGCTGTCGATCAGCCCCGTGCACTCGGCGAGGAAGTCGCGGTACAGGTTGCGGAACAGCGCGCCGCCGGTCCCGCCCCGCTCCATGAGGAGGGCCGCCTGCCGCAGGTCCCGGCCCGGGTCGGCGGCGCG
It encodes the following:
- a CDS encoding alginate lyase family protein translates to MRHTALRTGLLAAAGALLAGALVSPARADGHLPDAGPAGAAAVPAAQAAPAVFTHPGVGLGRAQLDTVRARVAAGAAPQAAAWNQMMNSPYASLSYTPHPRAIVECGSYSNPDNGCRDEREDAIAAWTHALAWYVTRDDAHAAKAIQIMDAWSATIRDHTNSNAPLQTAWAASSWPKAAEIIKHVHGDWPNAGRFAAMLRDVYYPEIRGGSNSNGNWELSMTQALMGIGVFLDDKAIYDRAVSLYRARVPAFVYLTSDGALPRTKPGDGRDTRDEIIGYWHGQTTFVNGLSQETCRDFTHTGYGIAAMAQVAETSRIQGQDLYPEFGERIRHALGLHATYERTAPPSWLCGGTVKRGLGPVSEVGYNALHNRLGHAMTNTEAYTRAGRPMGTNNLFVAWETLTHGDNPS